TTCACACACCTCCAGTGAACTTTTACAAAGTAGCAATTGGCTATTGCACAGTCCGAGTAACATGCCTTCAAAAGTTAATAATTTAATTGCAGAAACTTACTGCACATTGCAGATGTTGCCTGTATACACGGTTAAAACTGGTGTTCCTTACCCAAGTGCATAGAgcctttttcttcttccgtcCTCTCCTAGGGCGTTTCAACCCCTAATCCCCATTTAGGCGATTATACACACACCGGCAGAAATCTCCACATTtcgtgctttctctctctctctacagaaGAGAAAGGCTAGTCAAAATTAGACACACCTGCTCCAGGCAGCTGTTAACAGCGGTAAACTCCTTGATGCGTCTGTTGAGAAACTCTTGTGTCTGAGCATAGTCCATAGACTTATCTTGCAGAAACACAAGTTCGGAGCTCTGGTAGAGTGCAGCTAAAGCAGCTCTTTTCGAGTACCAGCTCATCTGCAAGCAAATGGAAAAGCAGTAAGATTTTTCACAGGTGCCGACTGATCTTCGTTCAGCTTAAGGTGGAAACTCAAATACTGCAAGATGTTGGCGTATCTGGGACGGGTCAGAATTCTTACATCAGTTGACATGTCACCTGCATAGTGCCAAATGACATTCAGCAGGTCTCCCAGGTTGGACAGTGCAACTGGGACATTTTGAGGCAAAGCCAAGATTCCAAGTGCCTGTTCAAAGGTGAAAAATATTGTTACTATTACTTCTTTGAACTAATCACAATAACTGTATGCACCTGGACCCATCTGGTTTTGTATGGCTCAAGGAGCAAAATTCTTCTCCATACAGCATCTTGGATGAAGGCAGACTTTTCCTTGGTTACAGTTCTGTGCATGCAGAAATCAATGTTCAGAGCAGCACTAAGAGAAAATACAAGAGAGAGCAGATTTACCCATGAAAACTGACCTCCGCTCATTCTTCTGTACATTGCTTTCAAGTTGGCGCTCCAGTTCATCATTTGAGGACAAGTAGAAATATGTTATCAGATCAACACTCCCACCTGGAAAAAGGCCGTGCGCAACGCTGGAGAGCCCCAAGGAACTGGCACCTTCGATTAGAAGAACATGTTATGTCAAAGGTTGCTTCCCATGTTATGTAAAGTGACAGGTAATGTAGGATTCTAAGGAGTCTTGTCTTACCAGCTGCTATGGACTTCCACGTCCAGCCATGCTGAGGAATAAAGTCAAGCGCAGACTTAAGAATGGTGCTTTTGATATCCTCAGTTGGCCCAGAAATCAGACCACTGACAGTAGCCTGTGTTTTCCCATCTACAGTATCTTTCTTTGTACCGTATTCAAAGTTGTCAGCTGCCAAGGGAAAGAATGCAAAACAATGCAGTGCTGAAAGATTTTCATTTTCATCTGCTTCTCACAAAAATTCTTGCAAAACCAATATTAAAGACTACATCAACAGCAAAACCAAGCAGGCACCACAAAATGTGTTTTCGTCATGGCTAAACAGTCATGTTAAAGGACAACAGTTGCACGTAAAAAGGATTTACTGCATTACTTCTTTAGCACAATGATTGACACTGTCTACTGCAAGAACTAACACACTTTCTACAAGGTCTAGCCTAGTCAGTGCAGTTTTAAGAACTTCAGCTTCTTGTTCTGGAGGTAAGCTTGGGAACAAACTGTCTTTAGATTGCACATCACAACCTCTTGCTTTTTCTTTGTTATGTTCCAATTCAACTTTGTAGTGGGCTCTCGTCTGATCCACAGATTTTTTCACTTGCTCTGTATACTTTCTTGCAATTTCACATGTGGACTGGTTTGCCTTTTGACATGTCTGACCTTGAAATGGCAACACAGAAGCAAAGTACCGTATTAGGTTAAGCACTGCTAAGACACAGTCGCTGTCATCAAGAATGTCCGTTTGGTCCTGTGAGAAGTTGGATACAATTTTAACAAATTCTAGAAAATTTGTTCCCCAGAAAGTGTCCTCTTGAATGCTTGTTTTAGAAACAGCATGCATGTCCTGGCGGTAAAGGTCTATCAGAAGACCGCGCAATCCAGCATGCTTTTCCACTTGCAGAATTCGACAGTAGAGGATGTACCTAGCCTCATGCTTGAAGCACTTGATGTAGTCAACCAAGGTGCTCAAAGCAGTTCTTCTAGCCACACTTGACGAGCTGTAGATCATTACTTTGCCCAAGCAGCGCAATAGTGCAATCAGGTTGCTGTTGTCCAAGTCCATGCAACAGAACTCTCCCAGGCTGAGACGGGATACCAGAGTTGCACACAGTGCAACTCCCTTAGAGACAGCATGCCCTGAACTGTGTGACAACAATACCATCATGTTTTGCAGGCTGTGCTCAAATATATAGCGACTTGCATAAACACATGGAACATGGTCTTGCTCAAGATTTTCTACAAATATCAACCAGGCTAACACAGCGCGACAAATGGGCGACATGGGCTCTGGGAAATCTCTCTCGGCGTCTTCTGTGTCACTTGACTTTCCTTTGTATTGTTGTGTCGTGTCTCCTGAGAAACAGAGTTTTATCAAATCGGTCGAACGTTTGCTGATATGGCTTAAAAGGCCTTCAGCTGAAAGCCGAGCGACATTCGGAGCCGACACATTCGCACAACTTCGAAGATCCAATGGAGCAATGTCACCGAGAAACAGCATCAGGTATCGCAAAATCAGGTCGTTTTCTGGAAGAGGGCAATCGGCCATTCCGTGTTCCTCCCGAAGGCGGTGATCAAGTGTAACGCCAGAGAAGAATTCTACAACGGCATTCAAGCAATAACCGAGATTT
The DNA window shown above is from Dermacentor silvarum isolate Dsil-2018 chromosome 1, BIME_Dsil_1.4, whole genome shotgun sequence and carries:
- the LOC119432665 gene encoding ubiquinone biosynthesis protein COQ9, mitochondrial-like isoform X2 yields the protein MAVCLTQRVTFKNFAVVKPAAAWFRGLRADNFEYGTKKDTVDGKTQATVSGLISGPTEDIKSTILKSALDFIPQHGWTWKSIAAGASSLGLSSVAHGLFPGGSVDLITYFYLSSNDELERQLESNVQKNERRTVTKEKSAFIQDAVWRRILLLEPYKTRWVQALGILALPQNVPVALSNLGDLLNVIWHYAGDMSTDMSWYSKRAALAALYQSSELVFLQDKSMDYAQTQEFLNRRIKEFTAVNSCLEQVNQVSGTAKDVAELGFATLKNVLGMNTR
- the LOC119432655 gene encoding glomulin-like, with protein sequence MEEHKSVEEMDCDVSVARAVELLNSRKYSEANSYICEAPSDTILAHGWDLVLPVVSAMEKEIYAKSEENVSLCKDLLEVITSRGKPKEVLVSLLEHLQLIKSSDGFRAVLRCFQKLLPNLSRNRLVFLDLILESLHSHLKPLSASVAKSSGEEAAGDCSMESQESRNLGYCLNAVVEFFSGVTLDHRLREEHGMADCPLPENDLILRYLMLFLGDIAPLDLRSCANVSAPNVARLSAEGLLSHISKRSTDLIKLCFSGDTTQQYKGKSSDTEDAERDFPEPMSPICRAVLAWLIFVENLEQDHVPCVYASRYIFEHSLQNMMVLLSHSSGHAVSKGVALCATLVSRLSLGEFCCMDLDNSNLIALLRCLGKVMIYSSSSVARRTALSTLVDYIKCFKHEARYILYCRILQVEKHAGLRGLLIDLYRQDMHAVSKTSIQEDTFWGTNFLEFVKIVSNFSQDQTDILDDSDCVLAVLNLIRYFASVLPFQGQTCQKANQSTCEIARKYTEQVKKSVDQTRAHYKVELEHNKEKARGCDVQSKDSLFPSLPPEQEAEVLKTALTRLDLVESVLVLAVDSVNHCAKEVMQ
- the LOC119432665 gene encoding ubiquinone biosynthesis protein COQ9, mitochondrial-like isoform X1, with amino-acid sequence MAVCLTQRVTFKNFAVVKPAAAWFRGLRALHCFAFFPLAADNFEYGTKKDTVDGKTQATVSGLISGPTEDIKSTILKSALDFIPQHGWTWKSIAAGASSLGLSSVAHGLFPGGSVDLITYFYLSSNDELERQLESNVQKNERRTVTKEKSAFIQDAVWRRILLLEPYKTRWVQALGILALPQNVPVALSNLGDLLNVIWHYAGDMSTDMSWYSKRAALAALYQSSELVFLQDKSMDYAQTQEFLNRRIKEFTAVNSCLEQVNQVSGTAKDVAELGFATLKNVLGMNTR